One Brachyhypopomus gauderio isolate BG-103 chromosome 15, BGAUD_0.2, whole genome shotgun sequence genomic region harbors:
- the mettl18 gene encoding histidine protein methyltransferase 1 homolog: MAFSFNFDIPLQTTDKCDEEGKVKDENQDHANKSSTIIDAGESVPNKVKEATEHIYTPDALSQIENSVIETVTIGTLPPLHYLNESVFEQTVSERADSENILSQAVTQNSDLISGVYEGGLKIWECTYDLLEYLDDEGETFSGKSVLDLGCGAGLLGILALKRGAGKVHFQDYNSTVIEQFTMPNVVLNTEEESDEEDKEDSNASPPPKRRTLNASPHSLKDHPSFFSGDWTSYLALMQTKDPTFKYDIIFTSETIYNTEYYSPLHSVFHELLAKDGVVYLATKSHYFGVGGGLHLFENFVEEKAVFHMKYLKEVDQGLKRHVVSLSFKKHLS; encoded by the exons ATGGCATTCAGTTTTAACTTCGATATTCCATTGCAGACGACAGATAAATGTGACGAAGAGGGCAAAGTAAAAGATGAAAATCAAGATCATGCGAATAAGTCGAGCACGATTATT GATGCCGGTGAGTCTGTCCCCAATAAGGTAAAAGAAGCCACGGAGCACATATATACGCCGGATGCGCTCTCTCAAATTGAAAACTCTGTTATTGAAACGGTCACCATTGGCACACTACCGCCTCTTCATTATCTGAATGAATCTGTATTTGAACAGACCGTCTCTGAGCGAGCTGACAGTGAGAATATATTGTCTCAAGCCGTCACCCAAAACTCAGACCTTATAAGTGGAGTGTATGAAGGTGGCCTTAAGATCTGGGAATGTACTTATGATCTGCTGGAGTACCTTGATGATGAGGGAGAGACGTTCTCAGGGAAAAGTGTCCTGGACCTAGGTTGTGGGGCGGGACTGCTTGGGATTCTTGCGTTAAAGAGAGGAGCAGGCAAGGTCCACTTCCAGGACTATAACAGCACTGTGATAGAGCAGTTCACTATGCCAAATGTGGTGCTCAATACTGAGGAAGAGAGTGATGAAGAGGATAAAGAAGACAGTAATGCCAGTCCACCACCAAAGAGGAGAACGTTGAATGCATCACCTCATTCGCTCAAAGACCACCCCAGTTTTTTTTCAGGAGACTGGACTTCCTATCTCGCACTCATGCAAACCAAAGATCCCACGTTCAAATATGACATAATTTTCACATCTGAAACCATCTACAATACAGAATACTACTCTCCTCTTCATAGTGTTTTTCATGAACTGCTCGCTAAGGACGGAGTTGTCTACTTAGCAACCAAGTCTCATTattttggggtggggggtggactTCATTTGTTTGAAAATTTTGTGGAAGAAAAAGCTGTTTTCCATATGAAATATTTAAAAGAGGTGGATCAGGGCCTTAAAAGACATGTTGTTTCTTTAAGTTTCAAGAAACATTTGTCATGA